AGTGGTCGGAAGCGGCTGGCGGGGAGCCCGGGAGTTGGAGGCCAACATCGGGCTGCCTGTCGCGCCGTCCTTTCCGCCGTAGCCGAGGCGAAGTTGGAGGCGCCCTGAAGGCGCGACCCGATTTGGGTTATAGTAGCAAGTCAGCAGTTGGTAGTTGGGTGGCCGCGAGGGCGCGGGACGGGGAGGCTTCGGCCTCACCGGTCTCGCCCTCGCGGCCTGTCTTCTTTGGGCGCCGCTCCTGCGGGAACGCGGACTCGTGGTGGCCGGGGAGCGGCGAAGCCGGGGTATCGCTGACCTGAAGACGCTCGCGCACCGGGCCTGCATTGACGATGGCGTGGCGGAACTCCGGCGATCGCGCGAAACGGCGTGCCGTGCGGCGAGCTTTCCCGCGTAGGCACACGCCAGCTACTCGCACCGCGCGGCGCAGCTTCTTTCGCCGGTGGCAGCCATTTCCGTCTCACTTTTACTTCAGCTCTCCCTTTAGCGTTCGCTCCATCTTTCACTTTGCTGATGCGCCCAGCTGCCGTCCCTGCTGCTTCCGTGTTCTCTGATTCGAAACGCCACTACGAGGTGCTCGACGGCCTGCGCGGAGTGGGGGCGCTGATGGTGGTCGGTTTCCATATCTTCGAGGCGTTCGCGGGTGGGAGTCATCTGAAGCAGTTGATGAACCACGGCTATCTGGCGGTGGACTTCTTCTTCATGCTGTCCGGTTTCGTGATCGGGTACGCGTACGACGACCGGTGGTCGCGGATGACGCTCGGTGATTTCGCCCGGCGGCGGCTGATCCGGCTGCACCCGATGATCATCATGGGCATGATCATCGGCGCGATTGCGTTCTATTTCTCGGCCGGCCCGCTCTTCCCGAAGATCGACCAGGTGCCGGTCTGGCAGTTGCTGCTTGTGATGCTCATTGGCTGCACGCTCCTCCCGGTGCCGCGTGCGTGGGACATTCGCGGCTGGCAGGAAATGCATCCGCTGGACGGGCCGGCGTGGTCGCTGTTCTTCGAGTACATCGCCAACGTGTTGTACGCGCTGTTCCTGCGCCGGGCGTCGAAAATGGTTCTGTCGATCCTGACTGTGCTCGCCGGCGTGGCACTCGTGCACCTGGCGGTGACGAGCCGGCATGGCGACGTGATCGGCGGCTGGGCATTGTCGCCCCACCAGCTGCGGATCGGCTTTACGCGGCTGCTGTTCCCGTTCCTGGGTGGGCTGTTGTTGTCCCGGGTGGCGCGTCCTGGCCGCATCCCGCACGCGTTCCTGACCGCGAGCCTGTTGCTGGTCGTGGTGCTCTCATGGCCGCGGGTGGGCGGTAAGGAATACCTTTGGCTGAATGGGGTGTACGACTCCTTCGTGATCATCGGGGTGTTTCCGCTGATCGTCTACCTCGGTGCGTGCGGGGACAGGACCGAAGGGATCGCGGGCCGGGCGTGCCGGTTCCTCGGCGATCTTTCGTATCCGCTCTACATCACGCACTACCCGCTGATCTACGTTTTCACCGCGTGGGTGGTGGAGGCGAAGCTGACGCTCAGTGAAGCCTGGCCGCTGTGCCTGCTGGTGCTGGCAGCGAGCATCGTCATCGCCCACGTCTGCCTGCGACTCTACGACCTGCCGGTGCGCGCCTGGCTCGCGGCGCGCGGCGGCGCGCGCCGCGCCAAGGCTGAAGGAAGAAAAGGCTGAAGGACTGAACGGCTGAAGGGCTGAACGCGTCCAAGAAAGTGCTGAAAGAATGCCGGCCGGAGGCCGGATCGTGACCGCACCGTCGGCTTCCGACATCTGACATCCGACATCTGACATCTGATTGGCGGCGCCGGACGAGCCGAGAACGAATGAGGGCGGGGTGGGTCCATGAGGCGCATGGCAAAGCAAACGACCAACGGCGCGCGGGTGAATTTCAAGAACCTGGAGAAGGTGTTCTTCCCGGGGAACGACTTCACCAAGGGCGACTTGGTGAAGTACTACCTCGAGATCGCCCCGGCGCTGCTCCCGCATTTCCGAGACCGGCCCGTGACGCGGATCCGGATGCCGGACGGCGTGCATGGGGAGCGATTCTACGAGAAGAACGCGGCGGGCTACACCCCCGGCTGGATCGAGCGCACGCAGGTGCCGCGCACCGAGGGTGGGGTGGTGAACTACCTCATGATCCAGGATGCCGAGGCGCTCGCGTGGGTGGCGAACGACGCCGCGATCGAACTCCATCCCTTTCTCCACCGGGCGCAGGGCATCACGCGGCCGACGCACCTTGCGTTCGACCTCGATCCGGGCGAGGGCGCGGACCTGCTGACCTGCATCGAAGTCGGCTGGCACGTACGCGAGGCGTTGGCGACGTTTGGACTGCAGGCGTTCCCGAAGGTGACCGGCTCGAAGGGCCTGCAACTGTACGTGCCGCTGAATACGCCCGTGACCTACGCGAGGGCGACGCCCTTCGCGAAGGCGCTGGCGGAACGGTTGGCGGCGGCCCACCCCGACCTCGTCGTGAGCAACATGTCCAAGGCGCTGCGGGTGCGGAAGGTGCTCATCGATTGGAGTCAGAACCACGAGAAGAAGACCACGGTCGGCCCGTACTCGGTGCGCGGGAAACGCGACGAACCCTTCGTGTCCGCGCCGGTGACCTGGGAGGAACTGAAGCGCGCGGCGACGGCCGGAAAGACGGACGCGCTGTTCTTCGCGCCGGCGGACGTCCTCCAGCGCGTGCGGAAGCGCGGCGACCTGTTCGCGCCGGTGCTGACGCTGCGTCAGAACCTGCCGCCGTCGGGCGCCGAGCCGAACGTGGCGGTGACGCAACGTCCGCCGTCCCGGCGCCGCTTGACGCGCCGGCCGGCGCGTGGGCGAAGGGCCAAATCCGGCGGGCCGGCAATAGCGCCGACTCGGGGGCCCCGGATCCGTGCCAGACGATCGGATACGCCGGCCGTGCGGTCGGGTTCAAAGGTCGGGGGAGGGAGGCAGGGGTGACGAGGGCGAATGCCGGAGGAGTGAAAGGGTGTCCTGCTGCAAGAAGGCGGTTCAGAAGGCGCAAGGCGGAGTGGGGTGCTTGCGGAGGTTTTGCCTGAGACACCGGGGGCGGTGTGGAGCGAACCGAGCTCCGGCCCGGGGCGAGCCATAGCACAGTGTGTCTGCTTAGTATCTGTGAATAATCTTTGAGTTATTGCCATATGATGATTTGTAAGTCATTAACGAATAATATGATATAAATATATTGCGCTCGTCTTAATCTGTGAGTTAATACCGGCTTTTGATGGCTCGTACGCCTACCGCTACAATTGAGTTGCTGACCTTGCGTTTGCAGGCGCAGGGGCCGCAAACGGCTGCCGAGCTGGCGGTGGCGTTGGGCGTTGATCGTTCCCAGATCTCGCGGCTGATCACACGGGCAGGACGAACGATCGAGCAATTGGGAGGCGCGAGGCGCGCGCGCTACGCGGTGCGCCGGACGATCAGGGCAACGGGCGATTCGTGGCCTCTCCATGAGGTGGGCGCAGACGGGGCGGCTCGGGAGCTTGGCGTGTTGGAGTCCTTCTACGGTGGCTGGCGGATTCGTTGGACGCGATTCGCACCGGGGTGGTCTCGGATCGTTGCGGATGCGGACGGCTGGGCGGAGGGATTCCCGTTTTTTCTGAGTGATTTACGTCCGCAGGGCTTTGTCGGACGGGCGATCGCGCGGCGGGTGTCTGCGGTGCTCTCGTTGCCCGAGGACCCGACCCGTTGGAGCGATGACGAGGTGCTCGTGTACCTCCAGTCGGAGGGCGACGACCTAACGGGGAATCTTGTCGTGGGAGATCAACCGACGCGTCGGACGCTCGCACGGCGAATGAACCCGCCCTCGGTGACGGCGCGCAGCGAATATCCGGCGCTGGTCATGGCGGCGTTGACTGGCGGGATACCGGGATCGTCGGCGGCGGGTGAACGGCCGAAGTTTCTCACCTGGGTGGCGGACGACGCCGGGGCGCGGGCGGTGCTCGTGAAATTTTCGCCGCCGATGGATACGCCGGCGGGGCGCCGGTGGGCCGACCTCCTGGCGGCCGAGGCGATTGCGGCGCGGGTGCTGGCGGAGCATGGCGAATCGGTTCCAGGCGTCATGTGTGTCGACCTCGAGGGCCGCCGCTATCTGGAGGTGCCGCGGTTCGATCGGATCGGCGCGGCGGGGCGTCGCGGCGTCATTTCGTTGGCGGCGCTCCAAGGAACAGAGGGAGCGATCGACACGACGGACTGGGTTGCGGCCACGGAGCACTTTCGCGCGGAGGACGTGGTGACGGCGGACGCGGCGACCGCGGTGCGGCGGCGCCGGGCGTTTGGTGAGCTGATCGGAAACAGCGACATGCACCCCGGTAACCTGGGGTTCTACCTGGACGACACGCTGCCGCTGCGGCTGGCGCCGGCGTACGACATGTTGCCCATGCTCTGGGCACCGGTGGCCGGTGGTGAGATTGTGGCGCGCGATTTTGCGCCGTTGCCTCCGGTGGCGCGCCAAGTCGGGGACTGGAGTGTGGCGGCGGGTTGGGCCGGGACGTTCTGGCAGGAAGTCGCGGGCGATGCGCGGATCTCGCGTGAGTTTGCCGAGATCGCCCAACGAGCCGCCGAGACGGTCGCGAAGCTGCGCGCGGAATGGGCGGTGTGACCGGGTGTTGGTGCGGGCCATCGGATGACGGTCGCGGTCGTCCGCTGACGATATTGGCACAGACGAGCAGGCCCAATCGTCGCGCCATGCCTCCGTCAGACTCGGGCGAGCTTAGGCGCTAGACGGCAATCCGGGCGAGCTGAGCTCTTGCCCGTTCGAGGTCGAACGCCTCGGGGGCGAACGGTCCGCCGAGCCATTCGACGAATTGGCGATACTCTGCGGAATTCGACTTGGTCATGGCCGCACAAAGCGTCTGGTAGCCCGGTATGCCGCCGACGTCCTCGGGTGGACACGCCATCTTGCCGTCCACGCATTCGGCGCGTTGCCGGCGGTCCGGGGGCGCGGTGATCCGGTCCACGCGTAGTTCATGCACCCAGTACTCGCCGAAGTCGTAGACGTATGTCAGTTGGTCACCCTCGCCCTCGATGAGGGCGTCGAGCGGCATGCGGGTCTCATCGAGGCAACCGGAAGCCTCTTCCCCCTCGGGGGCAGGCGGTGCGAAGTTGCCGAGTTTGGACCGAAACATGTGCAGGTGACAGTTGCGCCAGCCCATGGCGGCCTGAATCACGCGATGAAGCTTGGGCAGCTTAATCGCGCCGGGGACGAGGACCGTCCGCGCAACGTCGGTGTCGCGGAGGCGAATCTGGAGCAGGAAGTCCGAGTGAGTCTAGGCGGAGCGCGGAGTTGCCATCGCGGGGGGAGTAAACGGTCGCACACGTGAGGGCGAGACGCGCGGGGCGTCAACTCTTGGCCGGAAACGCCGTGGCGCGGGCGGAAGGCCGGGGTTGAATGTCGCTCACGTTTGGGTACACGGGCGGAGTGCGAATCGCCGTCATCACGTGCATCTTTGCTGCTGTTTGCGCGCTCGGGGCAGGACTTGTCTGGCAGCACCGCCTCGACCCTATCATGACGGCACCGGGCGTTCGGTTGCGGCCAAGCAGGTTTTCCCTGGCGCGAGTCGATCAGGTTAGGCCGATCAATGTGGGATACGCTAATTTCGATGTTCCTGCGGAGTACTCGGGCGAACTCGTGCGCCACGACGAATCACTCTTTGTGTCCGTGACAGGAGTATCGGATATTGAACCGGCACTCACTGTCTGCCCGCCCGTGGTCGCCGACGATCCCAATGCCGTGCAGTTCCGGCGCGAAGCTGCCGCGGTGCTGGACGGCCCGGTTCCGCCGTTATGGGAGCTGCGGAAGCAGGCACTGTTTACCGAGCCGTTTTCCGTGTGGGAAATTCCGTTCCGCGGCATCAAGCGCACCAGAACCGATATGGTTCTGCTCATTTTGAAGGGGCTCGATACCAGTGCGGCGAAACAAGTGCGGTTCTGCGAGGGGGCCAGCGTCGACGCCATCATCTTTGTGCGGTCCCACCTCACCGAAGTTCGAATCATCGAGAAACGGACCGGGATCGAGCAATCGTTCTTGATAATGGCCCATGGGGAGCGGAGTGCCGTGGAACTGGCCTCCACGCTGGCACGGTCCTACCGGTTCATAGCTCTCGCGTCGGGTGAGGGGAGTCTGCTGGCCGCGCTGGCCGCGACTGGGATACGGCAGCGATTGAGCGAGAAAGCAGCCCATCCCGCAGAGGAGAGCAGGCGGCTCGAGGCGGTGGCTGACGAGGTGCGTGCGCGCCGCGCGAACCGCCGCGAGCGGCAGGATCGCTAGCTGGCAATAGCTGCTCGCTCATATTGCCCGTATTGCCCGGTCAAGAGCAGTGAGATGCCTCACGACGCGAACGGGGTACGCGTGGCCGAGTCTGGGCGCTCATACGGCTTGGCATCGGTACGCGAGGAACCGATTGCGCCGGTGCGCGGCGGTGCTTGGATCGGCGGCATGAACCCCCGCCTCTCGCTACGCGTGATCGGTCTTGGGGTGTGCCTTGCCCAGGGCGTGCACGCGGCGACCGCGACACCGGCCGGAAAGACCAAATCGTTCATCGACTACTTCCGGCCGATTCCGATGCAGGGACCTTTGACCTCGGAACTCTGGGGCGCGCCCGGCGTGCTGCCGCGTGATCCGCACAATGGCTTGGAGGACACCGCCAACCGCTACTGCTACTGGGACGGTCAGATCCTGCGCGGGGAGGACGGCAAGTACCGGCTGTTCGCATCACGCTGGGACGAAGCTCGCGGGCACAACGGCTGGAAGGACTCGGTCGGGATCAGCGCCATCAGTGACGGTCTGCTCGGGCCGTATGTCGACCGCGGTCTGATGTGGCCGACTGACCAGCGGGGCAAGGGACACAACGTGACGGCGCTGAGGCTGCCCGACGGCCGGTATGCGGTCGTCGTCAGCGAGACGCGTCAGGGGGATGTGTTTGTGTCGGCTTCGCTGGACGGTCCGTGGACGCACCTCGGGCAGATTGTGACGCACGGCGATGTACGGAAACGGGCCTCGAACTACAGCGTGATGCTGCGACCCGATGGACGTTTTCAGATCGTGCCGCGGTCGGGACAGATCCTGATCAGCGAGACCGGCGTTCTTGGCCCGTACGAGGCGCAGGGACCGAGCATCTATCCCAAGGTGGCGGGTCTGGAGCAGCGCGATCTGGAAGACCCCTGTGTTTGGTACAGCGGCGGTCGCTTTCACATCGTGGTGAACAGCTGGAGCCAGCGGCGGGCGTTTCATCTCACCTCGAAGGACGGCATCACCGGTTGGACGTTGCGCGGCGTGGCGTACGATCCCCGCGTCGACTTCGTGCGCTACACGGATGGGACCGTGAACCGCTGGGACAAACTGGAGCGTCCTGCGGTCGTGATCGAAGGCGGCCACGTGGTGGCCGTGACGCTCGCGGTGCTCGATGTGCCGAAGGATCAGGAGATGGGAAATGACCGGCATGGGAACAAGATCATCGTGATTCCCTTCGACGGAGCGGCGCTCGACCGCGATCTGGCGAACGCTCCCGAACTGCCCGCCGAGCCGGCGGCGATGGCGACGCCTGCGAAGGCATCGGAGGCCAAGTCTTAGGTTGGGGGGGGCGCGCGACCGCTGTTGCCGCCTGGCCGCGCGGGGCGGATGGAACGGTCCCCGCGCAAGGGAACGCAAACAGCCGAGCTCGGCGGCGGTTGGGTATGTGATCCCTGTGGCGTGGAACCGGGAAATATTGTGCGGCGATTGGAAAACCGGGGCTGGAAACGTGATTGTATCCCGATGTCCAAGACAACCGGCCGGGTCGAAAATGTCCTCAAGGAACTCGAGGCGCTCGCGAACGAGAAGACGCGCGCGAGCAACGCGGATCGAACATCTTGAAGATATCCGCCGAAATTCCCGGCGTCCTCGCCGAAAGTTCCTTCACGCATCCGCTCACTTTCGCCGCCTCCTCCTTCACGCATCCCGCAGAAGAACCGCCCCACTGCTTTTGTTTTCGCGCACCGGCGAAAACAAAAGATCCGGACATGATGCGAAAGTATCCGGACATTATGTTCGAGTATCTGGACATTATTCGGTTAGTGCCCGATCGACAGGCAGTAATAATTGCAGCCCTCGGTCCCTATGTGTCCGGGGTTTTCGCCGCCACGAAGACGGAAACGCACCGGGAGTTGTAGGATCAGGGGCGGGAAAGGGGCGCATCTGATCACATCCGGGACAGGTCCGTGGACGTCCGTGCGCAAAACCCACGCCCAAATCTTGCCGCTGCTCGCAAATCGCCGTGCGATTCCCGCGCCCCAAAGGGGCGAAATCCTGCCGACCGCCGTCACAAGAAGGGGCGGAAAAGGGGCGCGACTCGCGCACCGCCGCGAACAAATCGCGCGCCCACAAAGGGCGCCGCGGGGCGAAGACCTCCGCGAGATGTGCCGCCCAATCCTCCATTCTCTCGCGCCCTTTCGCCCCTTCGGCGGTCCAAAACCTGCGAACCTTCAACCTTCCAACCTGGAACTCCGCCAGGTCCAACCCGCAACTCAGCCGGGTCCGACCTGCAACTCTGCCAAGTCTCGACCGTCGATGTCCGCTACAGCTTCACGCTGGCGGATTGGCGCAGGTCGGCGGAGGAGGCGCCGACGCGGAGGGTCCAGTTGCCGGAAGGCGTGGCGTAGGCGTGCTGCTCGGTGCTCCAGCGGCGGAGGGCGGTGGCGGGCACGGTGAACGAGACGGTGCGCGTCTCGCCCTTGGCGAGAGGCACGCGGCGGAAACCGCAGAGGGCGTGGCGCTCGCGCGGGTGCGACTCCGTGGGCGGCGTCGCGTAGAGTTGGACAACCTCGTCGCCGTCGCGGGGGCCAGAGTTGGTGACATCGACCGTGACGGTTAGGGAATGGTCGGGCGCGGGGACGAAACGGAGGTTCGCGTAGCTGAACTTCGTGTAGCTCAGACCATGGCCGAACGGATACAGCGGCGTGCCGCGGAAGTAGCGGTACGTGCGGTTCTCCATCCGGTATTCGGCAAACGGCGGCAGATCCTCCGTCGACCGGTAGAATGTGACCGGCAGCCGGCCCGCCGGGTTGGTGTCGCCCAGCAGGACCTCGGCGATGGCGGTGCCGCCGGCCTGGCCAGGGTAGAAGGACTGCACGATCGCGTTGACGTGATCCGCGGCCCAGGGGAGGGCGACGGCGCTGCCGGACATGTTCACCAGGACAATCGGCTTGTGGAGAGCCTGCAGCTTCTCGAGCAACTGCTGCTGCACGGCCGGGAGCTCGATCGCTTCGCGGTCACCGCCGAGGAAACCCTCGTAGGGCACCTGCATCTCCTCGCCCTCGAGCTGCGCGCTGATGCCGCCGACAAAGATGATCGCGTCGGCCTTCGCGGCGAGCGCCACGGCCTCGGCCACGACGGCGTCGGCGGGCGGCGAACTCCATTGGAAGGAGAGGTCGGCGGGGCCGTCCGCGAGATTATATTCGAGGGTGAACGGCACCGCGGTGTTGTCGGGCAGCGCGGCGTGGACATTGAGCCGGCGCGTGCCGTTCCCGGGCGTCGGGGTCCAGGCGTCGATCAGCGTGGCGCCGTTGACCTTCAGGCGGAACCCGCCGGTGCCGGCGACCTCGAAACCGTAATCGCCGGCGAGGGTGGTCTGGATGTCGCCGGTCCAGCGTGCGGAGAAGCCGCCGGGCGGGAGCTTCTTCGGGAGCTTCTCGGAGCCGGAGGCAGGGGCGGCGGTGTGGAGCCGGATGGGGCGCTCGGTGCGCGTGGCGGCGGGTGGGCCGGCGAGGTCGAGGTTCGCGAAATACTCGCCCTTGTACCAGCCGGTGGCGAGGGGCCGGAGCGCGGGTGGGATGGCGGCGTAGTCGCAGCCGTGGGCGTAGTCGACCTGGACGGTGGGGCCGAGCGCGGCCTTGAGGCCGGCGAGAACGGTGACGGGGGCGGAGGGCGTGCCGTTGTAGTTGCCGAGGAGGACGGGCACGGAGCTGGCGTTGGGGCCGATGACGGCGAGGCGACGGAGAGCGGCTTTGCGCAGCGGGAGCGTGCCGTCGTTCTGGAGCAGGACGATGGATTCACGGGCGGCGCGGAGGGCGAGGGCGGCGTGCTCGCGGGTGTCGTTTTGCGACGGCGTGATCGCATGGAACGGCACGCGGTCGCGGGGATCAAAGAAGCCGAGTCGCAGCATCGTGCGGAGGAGCGGCGTGATCTGACGGTCGACCTGGGCCTCGGCGAGGAGGCCGGACTTGACGGCGGTGACGATGCCCGGCGCCTCGGAACCGCAGGTGACGTTCATGCCGGCCTTGAGGACGAGGGCCTCGGCCTCGGCGGCGTTGGCGGCGCGGCGGAAGGAGTGAATGAGATCGCCGACGGAGCCGCAGTCGGAAGTCACGTGGCCGTTGAAACCCCACTGGTTGAGCTGGGAGTAGAGCAGCGGGTTGATGGAGCACGGCGTACCGTTGAGGGAGTTGTAGGCCGTCATGACGACCTCGACGTGCGCTTCGCGCACCAGTGCCTCGAACGCGGGGAAGTAGGTCTCGTAGAGGTCCGCCTCGGGGGGCGCGACGTCCATGATGTGGCGGAGCGACTCGGGGCCGCTGTGAACGGCGAAGTGTTTGGCGCAGGCTGCGGCCTGGAGATAGGTTGGGTGGTCGCCCTGGAGTCCCCGGACGAAGGCGACGCCGAGTCGGGCGGTGAGGAACGGATCTTCGCCGTAGGTTTCCTGGCCGCGGCCCCAGCGCGGGTCGCGGAAAATATTGATGTTGGGCGACCAGAACGTGAGCCCGCGGAACAGGGCGCCCTCCTTGTCGGTGCCGACGTAGCTGTTGAACTTGGCGCGCCCCTCGACCCCGATCACGTGGGCAATTTCGCGGTGGAGCGGCTCATCCCACATGGCGGCGAGTCCGATGGCCTGGGGGAACACGGTCGCGATGTCGGCGTTGGCGACGCCGTGGAGGGCCTCGCTCCACCAGTCATACTTCGGGATGCCGAGCCGGGGGACGCCAGGCGTGGAGTTCTCCATCATGGAGGCCTTTTCCTCGAGCGTCATGCGGCCGACGAGGTCGCGGGCGCGTGCCTCGAGGGGCTGGGCGGGGTCGAGGTAAGCCGGCTTCGGCTCAGCGCCGAAGGCCGACGCAGCCATGACGAGCACAGCGGCAGCAACGCCAACAAGACCAGGGGTAGTCGACAGCTTCATCACGTTCATGGGGTTCCGCCCACGAAATGCCGGAACTCGCTCAGACGGAAGTGCCAAGATGCTCTATTTGTGGACCCGATGTATCACGTCGAGGGCGACGTTACAGTGAGGCTCGAAGCCGGGAAAACCTAACTTGTGAAGAGCGTACTCTCCAAGGAATACAGTGCTGTGTGGCTCGAAGGCTCCGAAGGCCGCGCGGTGTCTCCGAAGGTGGAGAAGGGACATAAACCGTAAGCTGCGGGTGAGTCTTGCCGGCTGCACCGTCCGGAGCGCCTCCCGCGCCTGCGATCTGAGGCGAGCCTCAGGAAATCCCGGTCAAGATTGTGGAATCTACAGGGGTATAGGGCTTCCCGACGGACGGGGTGTTTGCCGCGCACGGCGTTGACGGCTCCGATCGACTACCTCCGAGCTACCGGCGCGCCCAGGGGGTCCAGTAGCGATCGGAGACCAGACAGGCGGCGTAGACGACGGCGGCGAAGACGGTGGCGGCGTAGTCGAAGGGCTCGCCGGGCATGAGGTTCACGACGAGAATGCCGACGAAGAGGCAGAAGCAGAGGCCATTGGCCGCACCGGCGACGCCGAAGCCCGAGCGCCGGGTGAGGCGGGCGATCAACCACCCCACGAGCCAACTCGCCACTCGCATGACCGCGAGGAGCGCAACCAGGAGGAGTCCAACTTTGATCGCATGCATAAACGGCGGGGCTGGGGTCGCGATCCTGGCGCACGGCTCATCCGAAGGCGAGGGCACACTGGTTGGCAGCGGTGGACAGGGCCCCTGGGGCGAGGCCGCAATCTGCCTGTTCCCGGTGTTCAACAGTTGGAGCAAGGAGGGACGCGCGCCGTGAGGCGTTAGGTGAATGATGGAGCTGATCGGCAACGCGCTTGAACCCCTCCGCCGAGCCGAGGCCTTGGAGAATCCGCCCCTCACCCCTCCCTTGAAGCCATCGCCATGACCACGCGTGATACATTCCTGAAACTTACCCAGATTGTCGGACTCGCCTCCGTGCTCGGTTTCTCCGCTGCCGACGCCGTGGCGCAGGACGGAAAGATCTATCCGCTGGAAGCCCCCGCCGAACCCGCGGCCATTGCCCTCGAAACTGGCGGGGTCGAGAACCAGCCCGCGGCGGAGAGCTGGTTTCGCCAGTGGGGCGAACCGATGGCGCGCAATGTCTCGAGCGCCACGCTCACGCCCTTCCTCCCGGATCCGGCGAAGGCGACGGGCGCCGCCGTGATCGTGGCGCCTGGCGGAGGCTTCCGGTGGCTCTCGATGAACAACGAAGGGTGGAAAGTGGCCCGCGCCCTGGCGGACCGCGGCATCGCCGCCTTCGTGCTCAAGTACCGGCTCGTGCCGACGCCGGAGTCGCTCGACGAGTTCCGGGCCGGCATGGACCGGTTCTTCGCGCCGCCGGCCGCGTCCGGCGCCACCTCGAGCAAGGAACGGCCGCGTTCGCCCATCCTGGATCTGTCCCGTCAGCTCGCGGACGCGGAGGCGGCGTACGCGCTCATCCTGAAACGAGCCGGGGAATGGCACGTCGATCCGCAGCGGCTGGGCATGATTGGGTTTTCGGCGGGCGCGGGCCTCACGATGCACTGCGCGCTCCACTCGACGACGATGAAGCTGGCTTTCATCGGGCCGATCTATGGCGGCATGGGAAGCGTCGAGGTGCCCAAGGATGCGCCGCCGCTGTTCGCGGTCATCGCCAGCGATGATTTTCTGTTCCGCGGGGAGTTCGGACTGATCAAGTCCTGGTACGAAGCCAAGCGTCCGGTGGAGTTTCACCTGTACCAGAACGGTGGCCACGGCTTCGGACTCGGCTACCCGGACCGCACCAGCAACGGCTGGTTCGGAACGTTCGTCCACTGGCTCGACGTGAACAAATTCCTCGTGCCGAAGCCGGCCAAGTAGCCGGGCGCACGGTGGGCAGAGGAGGACCGGGGCTGTCACTGAGGCAACGGCTGCCGTGTTCGTCGGTGCATGCGTCATCCCGACACGGAGCGGGCCGGCAGGTGTTCACGGTGATAGCAACCCGGGAGGACCAGCAGCGGCGAGTGGCATGGTATGTGGGGTGCCGAATGGAGTCCCGCGTCCATGGGCCCATTGAAATTGCGTGCGCAATTCCTTTTCTAGCGGGCAAGGCGTGATTTGTCGGTCGCGTCGCGACATCGCAGCTGCCAGCCTGGATGTTAATTAACGTTAATAATGATCAAAACTTGACAACTTATAACATGTCAGAAAACATGAACCACATGGCGAAAAAGCTCCCCTCCGCGGCCAGGCAGGCGCTCATCCGCAATCGGTTTTCGCAGCAGCTCGGAGTGTCAATCTCCGAGCTGGCGGCGGAGTTTGCGGTCAGCGAGATGACCATCCGCCGGGATCTCGACGCGCTGGAGCGCAAGGCCCAGATCCAGCGCACGCATGGCG
This genomic window from Opitutus sp. ER46 contains:
- a CDS encoding glycoside hydrolase family 3 C-terminal domain-containing protein; its protein translation is MAASAFGAEPKPAYLDPAQPLEARARDLVGRMTLEEKASMMENSTPGVPRLGIPKYDWWSEALHGVANADIATVFPQAIGLAAMWDEPLHREIAHVIGVEGRAKFNSYVGTDKEGALFRGLTFWSPNINIFRDPRWGRGQETYGEDPFLTARLGVAFVRGLQGDHPTYLQAAACAKHFAVHSGPESLRHIMDVAPPEADLYETYFPAFEALVREAHVEVVMTAYNSLNGTPCSINPLLYSQLNQWGFNGHVTSDCGSVGDLIHSFRRAANAAEAEALVLKAGMNVTCGSEAPGIVTAVKSGLLAEAQVDRQITPLLRTMLRLGFFDPRDRVPFHAITPSQNDTREHAALALRAARESIVLLQNDGTLPLRKAALRRLAVIGPNASSVPVLLGNYNGTPSAPVTVLAGLKAALGPTVQVDYAHGCDYAAIPPALRPLATGWYKGEYFANLDLAGPPAATRTERPIRLHTAAPASGSEKLPKKLPPGGFSARWTGDIQTTLAGDYGFEVAGTGGFRLKVNGATLIDAWTPTPGNGTRRLNVHAALPDNTAVPFTLEYNLADGPADLSFQWSSPPADAVVAEAVALAAKADAIIFVGGISAQLEGEEMQVPYEGFLGGDREAIELPAVQQQLLEKLQALHKPIVLVNMSGSAVALPWAADHVNAIVQSFYPGQAGGTAIAEVLLGDTNPAGRLPVTFYRSTEDLPPFAEYRMENRTYRYFRGTPLYPFGHGLSYTKFSYANLRFVPAPDHSLTVTVDVTNSGPRDGDEVVQLYATPPTESHPRERHALCGFRRVPLAKGETRTVSFTVPATALRRWSTEQHAYATPSGNWTLRVGASSADLRQSASVKL
- a CDS encoding alpha/beta hydrolase — its product is MTTRDTFLKLTQIVGLASVLGFSAADAVAQDGKIYPLEAPAEPAAIALETGGVENQPAAESWFRQWGEPMARNVSSATLTPFLPDPAKATGAAVIVAPGGGFRWLSMNNEGWKVARALADRGIAAFVLKYRLVPTPESLDEFRAGMDRFFAPPAASGATSSKERPRSPILDLSRQLADAEAAYALILKRAGEWHVDPQRLGMIGFSAGAGLTMHCALHSTTMKLAFIGPIYGGMGSVEVPKDAPPLFAVIASDDFLFRGEFGLIKSWYEAKRPVEFHLYQNGGHGFGLGYPDRTSNGWFGTFVHWLDVNKFLVPKPAK